From the genome of Oncorhynchus gorbuscha isolate QuinsamMale2020 ecotype Even-year linkage group LG18, OgorEven_v1.0, whole genome shotgun sequence:
TGACGTAGGCATTCACGATTTCTTTATGGACAAGTGTGTCCTGGTTGTAGGAGACCAACTCGTTGCTAATATTCACTGTTTCAACTGGTGTGCTGGAGCAGAAATTACGACAACCCAGCAGACTGGCAAATGCTTTTCTGAACTCTGCGTTAAAAGCGTAAATAATAGGATTCATGGATGAATTAGTCCAGCCAAACCACACAAAGACGTCAAATGTTGTCTCGCTGACGCAGGGGAGACTTGCATCTTGGTCAGTCTGTGGTTTGTCACAGAATGGAACTATGCAGTTCAAAATAAAAAAAGGTAACCAACAACACACAAAAACACCCATAATGATCGATAACGTTTTTAAAACTTTTGTTTCCCTTTTAATAGATGTTTTCAATGTATTGTGGTGTTGGCACTCGAGTCTGTTGGTCCTGCAACTTGTGGCGTGCTCTGCCGCGCGCTCTAGGGACGCTATAGTCCTGATTTGGATCTGAGCAATCCGATAGATTCTCGTGTACGTCACAATCATAATTGCTACGGGTATGTAGAAACTTATTAAAGATGACGATATGGCGTATTCTCTGTTGAGACTAGAGTCACAGTTTTCTTCTACTTCACCCAAGGAGGCGTTATGCGCTCGGACTATTTCGTCTTCGCTGGCTTTGTGCCAGTTCAGTTGGACTGGTATGAATGAAATGAGAACAGACAAAGTCCACGTGACGCTTATCATCACAAAGGCAACTCGTTGGGTCATTTTTCTCTCGTAGCGGAACGGACTTGATATGGCCCAGTATCTATCCACGCTGATAATGCAGAGGTTGAGGATAGACGCAGTTGAGCACATAATGTCAAACGCCACCCAGTAATTACAAAAAGTGCCAAATGGCCAATAACCCGCCACCTCAGCCACAGCTTTCCATGGCATCACCAGAATTGCAACGAATAAATCCGACACAGCCAAAGAAACGATGAAAATGTTGGTCACTTTACTTCGTAATTGCCGAATTCGTAGCACGGCAGAGCACACCATAAGGTTTCCCAGCAGTGTCCATAGGATGAGCAGTGAGAGCAAACAGCCCGTCACTGTCCGGATGACCAGTTCCTTTCCACCGTCGGATGTTCCCTCCGATTCGGTCGAGTTCCACATAATCTCCCCAAGAGATAACGGAACGGAGTGGTTCTTATGCACTGAGTTGTATTTCGCAGGGTTCTCTGTGTCCTCTCAAGTGGAAAGCCAGTCCATAGCGCCATGCGCGTCTGAGGACGCAGTAGTAACCAACTCACGGTGCTCTGTCGTCCCTTCGTCAGCCATTCTATTTGAAATAAATATACAAACAAAGGATTTGAGATTGCTAAGTGAATTTGCGACAAAATGTGTTGCATCCCCGCTGAACCGAACTGGGTGTTCGGTGCGCCAAAAGATTGAAGCGCGTTGGCGACCGCATGTTATTACCTCGCGTGTCGTCTGACCTGCGTTGCCAAAGTAAGACAGCAGCACTGACAGCACAGCACTGAGGCTATTTTGAGTTCGTGAGCGctttgaggagggagggagtcccctgagccaacacacacacaacacacacacacacgcacacacacacacacacacacacacacacacacacacacacacacacacacacacacacacacacacacacacacacacacacacacacacacacacacacacacacacacacacacacacacacacacacacacacacacacacacacacacataccaatgAGCTTTCTATTTGGATTATATTTTTGGATTAGGTTGCACACTCCAGTTGTAGGTTCCTGTTCTTCAAAAGCAACAATCCAATTTGCAAAATGTAGGCATGAGTGAATGTTTTTTTTCATGTAAACTCTACTTTGCTATAAACAGTGAAACACATATGGAGCATTTCATTGCTGTGGGGATAATGAATAGTAGTATCCAGGGGTGCTGTCAGTGGTGCTGAAATTGCACATGAGACAACTCTCCCTCAGGAATGCGAATTTTACGCACGATACTTCTTTTAGAATTAGCCTTTTGTGGATGGAATTGTATTGTTAATTGACGTTGTTTGTGTGAAAACAAACATTGCATATAAGTCATACATTTATTAAGGTCATCACTAGACTACGTTGTGAGCAATTGATAGTACAGCTCTCTCCAAATTATGCACGACACGTTTGGAGTGAGCGTGATGTTTTCAGTTTAATTTCAACTTCAGGCTAGACATCCACTCTCACACTCGACGTGAAAGTAGAAACACAATAACTCAGTGCACTCAGTGCAACATCTGCAGTTGCAGTGTATCCTCTCTTGCGTTGGCAGATTCCGTCCATTAAACGTCATCTTTATTTTTAGGTGTGTCAACAACATGCCTGTCAAATCGATCTGATGCTCCATCTACATAATCTCTCAGCGTCCTGCAAAATTCTGTCGAGTAAAATCTAGGATATGTTATGTCGAATTCTGACATGATTTACTTCTTTCATTCGTGGGAATTTGTGCATATGATGATCagtcttttttttaaactttcaccTTCCTTGAATATAGTGAGTGAGCGTTTACCAAACAAAAGAGATTTGTCAGCCCCTGTGCCCTACCTGCACAGTGTCAATCAATGACAAAGATGTATACAATTTGAACATTTTAATGTTAACTATTTATAATAGGCTAGCATATGCTTATCTATAGAGCATGAGTTATATTCAGATAATACTCTGCATTTGAAATTATGATTGACATAATTCAGATAATAAATAGGCTATATACcaatcatttgtaaaaaataaaaaataaaaaaataaaactagGGAATATAGTCACAAATGGTTTTGAAATTATTTAGCCATTTCATTCCAACAAACAATGGGACTAGGCTAACTGACAAAAATGGGCGATCGCAAAATTTTAGATTCGCTGAcctaaatacaaatacaaattcaGATTCGCTGAGTTGAATACAAAGATAACATAGCACGCTTGGAATTGGGCAACAACCTTTGCAATGTATCTGATTCCGAGGTTTTATGCACTAACGCATAGTCCGCTAGAAAGTTAACATTTGTCGCCACCATGTGGCCAGCTATTCCACCAAGACGACATTTTTAGCAAGTTAGAAAATGGTTACAAAAATTCAAATAATTAGCAGGATCAACTGAGACTGGGGGTGAGAACTTTAGGCCTATATTCCCAGAGTTCTATAACGAGGCAAATTGATTCATCTTGTTTCCAAAAATATGGTTTTAACTCTTGCGGTGAAAGAAGATAGCTTCTGCTATTTGAGCATTGCGCTATGCTACATAGGCCTATGTGCTCTGATGAAGGGGTCCACAGTGAATTGATTAACTTTTAGCTAACATGCAAAGATCGAACGAGAGAGACCAGGATCCCCCACCAGCAGTGGGTTATAGGACCCATGCACGTACATATGTTTTATTTGAGTTATATCTTCATAACTTCACTGCAGATAATAGACCAAATGTATGTCATTTCTTTTAACTTAAAATGTCCGTTTCTCAATCATTTTTCTTACAGAGCCAGGAGCCTTTATGTACATTCACTTTAATCTACGTTCAGAT
Proteins encoded in this window:
- the LOC124003886 gene encoding D(1B) dopamine receptor-like, whose amino-acid sequence is MWNSTESEGTSDGGKELVIRTVTGCLLSLLILWTLLGNLMVCSAVLRIRQLRSKVTNIFIVSLAVSDLFVAILVMPWKAVAEVAGYWPFGTFCNYWVAFDIMCSTASILNLCIISVDRYWAISSPFRYERKMTQRVAFVMISVTWTLSVLISFIPVQLNWHKASEDEIVRAHNASLGEVEENCDSSLNREYAISSSLISFYIPVAIMIVTYTRIYRIAQIQIRTIASLERAAEHATSCRTNRLECQHHNTLKTSIKRETKVLKTLSIIMGVFVCCWLPFFILNCIVPFCDKPQTDQDASLPCVSETTFDVFVWFGWTNSSMNPIIYAFNAEFRKAFASLLGCRNFCSSTPVETVNISNELVSYNQDTLVHKEIVNAYVNMIPNVVECIEHEDTFDRISQLTHNNENGTDSVCDLDDCEEEISIDRMTPFTPNGLH